One region of Cydia pomonella isolate Wapato2018A chromosome 9, ilCydPomo1, whole genome shotgun sequence genomic DNA includes:
- the LOC133521298 gene encoding 5-hydroxytryptamine receptor has product MGGADGGDLLEWEALYLRLPGSNNHSWNSTEWAPEWNATEISNASWWDSSAPFDSTAALVRAAAKAVVLGLLILATVVGNVFVIAAILLERHLRSAANQLILSLAVADLLVACLVMPLGAVYEVAQRWTLGPELCDMWTSGDVLCCTASILHLVAIALDRYWAVTNIDYIHARTAKRVGAMIACVWVVSFMVCIAPLLGWKDPDWNRRVSEDLRCLVSQDVGYQIFATASSFYVPVLVILILYWRIYQTARKRIRRRRGATARGGVGPPPVPAGGALVAAGGSGGIAAAVVAVIGRPLPTISETTTTGFTNVSSNNTSPEKQSCVNGLEQDPPTTGYGAVAAAYYPTLVRRKPKEAADSKRERKAAKTLAIITGAFVACWLPFFVLAILMPTCGDCEVSPVLTSFSLWLGYFNSTLNPVIYTVFSPEFRHAFQRLLCGRRARRRRAPP; this is encoded by the exons ATGGGGGGCGCGGACGGAGGCGACCTGCTGGAGTGGGAGGCTCTGTACCTGCGGCTGCCGGGGTCCAACAACCACTCGTGGAACTCGACGGAATGGGCTCCCGAATGGAACGCCACCGAGATCTCGAACGCCAGTTGGTGGGATTCGTCCGCGCCCTTCGACTCCACTGCGGCGCTCGTTCGCGCCGCCGCCAAGGCTGTTGTTCTCGGCTTACTCATTCTAGCTACTGTTGTAG GTAACGTATTCGTGATAGCCGCCATACTGCTGGAGCGGCACCTGCGCAGCGCGGCCAACCAGCTGATCCTCTCGCTGGCGGTGGCGGACCTGCTGGTGGCGTGCCTGGTCATGCCGCTGGGCGCGGTGTACGAGGTGGCGCAGCGCTGGACGCTGGGCCCCGAGCTCTGTGACATGTGGACATCGGGCGATGTCCTCTGTTGCACCGCCTCCATATTGCATCTTGTCGCTATTGCTCTGGACAG GTATTGGGCTGTGACAAATATAGATTACATCCATGCACGAACCGCGAAGCGGGTAGGTGCCATGATCGCGTGTGTGTGGGTCGTCAGCTTTATGGTCTGCATTGCGCCGTTACTGGGCTGGAAGGACCCCGACTGGAACCGACGGGTTTCTGAAGACCTACGTTGCCTCGTTAGTCAAGATGTGGGCTACCAAATATTTGCAACAGCCTCCTCGTTCTACGTGCCAGTGCTAGTTATATTAATACTGTATTGGCGAATATATCAAACAGCTAGAAAGAGAATACGCAGACGGCGAGGAGCCACGGCCCGCGGCGGCGTCGGGCCGCCACCTGTGCCGGCGGGCGGAGCGCTCGTCGCGGCTGGCGGTAGCGGCGGAATTGCAGCCGCCGTCGTCGCCGTTATAGGACGGCCGCTGCCCACTATTTCCGAAACCACCACCACCGGTTTCACCAATGTATCATCAAATAACACGAGTCCAGAAAAGCAGTCGTGCGTAAATGGCCTCGAGCAAGACCCACCAACCACCGGCTACGGAGCCGTCGCCGCCGCCTACTACCCAACGCTGGTGCGGCGAAAGCCGAAAGAAGCCGCCGATTCGAAACGAGAAAGGAAAGCGGCGAAAACACTTGCAATAATAACGGGCGCATTTGTGGCCTGCTGGCTACCGTTCTTCGTGTTGGCCATACTAATGCCGACGTGCGGCGACTGCGAAGTGAGCCCAGTGCTGACATCGTTCTCGCTGTGGTTGGGCTACTTCAACTCTACGCTCAACCCGGTCATCTACACGGTGTTCAGCCCAGAGTTCCGGCACGCGTTCCAGCGGCTGCTGTGcggccggcgcgcgcgccgccgccgcgctccccCGTAG